Within Acidobacteriota bacterium, the genomic segment AGTCCTGGTTTAAGAGGCCAAAACTGCCGGGTCCGATGGCGAGCCAGGCGTCAGTGGGACAGGGCTCTTTGTAGAGCATAGAAACAAACTGGGCGTCATTGCCATTTACCGCGGTCGGCTCGACTGTCGCGATCAACTTCGTTCCCGCATAGATGTATTCCTTCGATGGGCCGCCTGGGGAAAGGCTCATCACCGATACTTCGCCGGAATCTCTCTTCCCCTTTCCTTTCGACCTCACTTGCGCCAGGAGGCTCGTTCCAACGACACACACCAACGCTAACGTGATCGCAGCCGTGACCTTGTTTCTGCGGCCTCGCGTCGATGCGGTTGCGGGTCTTCGTCGTGTTTGCTTCTTTGACATTGCGGCTCCTTAGACACACCTATCCAACGAATCGCAGGCGAATTTCTTCGGCGATCTCATCTGTCTATTCTGTTGGCTGGCTCTTACCCCGCCGTCCGAACGCGAGACGCAGGAGCAGCTCCGCGCGGGTCCGGCGCTCGAATTTGAGGAGCCACGGTTTGCCCGCTTTCGACTTTCTCTTCGGCCCTCATATGTATATACAAGCGAGCCGAGAAAAATTGCGCACTTTGAGAAAAATATTTACGATTTCTTTTCGAGCCGGCAGAAACGCGCATTGTCCGGTCGAGTTCTATTGAGCCGGTTCTGAACGGATAGGGTCGGCAACCGTGCGCTGGCTCTTGATCGCCAACGCAAGGGTCTTACGACAGAGCGGGCATTCAACAAGGTGAGCCTCCGTCGACGCATTCTGATCGGACGCAAGGTTCTGGTCCAGGTATGCAGACAGCAATTCTATCGGTGGGCAGTCATCGGCCAAGTTTCACCTCACCTTCAATCCACTACGGTCTTAGAAGCATCCCCAAGAAACTGCGGCATGACCAAATACAGCCATGCCAGAAAAACTGCGCAGTAATCTAATGGGGATGGTAGGCGCGACGCAACCGCTCGGGAGAAGGGACCCGAATTCGCCGCGCTTCCGAGGCTAGTTGTGTCGTGGCCGCCGCTGCCTGTTTGCTTACGAGGCCTTCAGAAACACCAGGAGTGAGTGCGCGGGGTTCTCCATCACATCGAGCAGACACTCTTTGATGGCCTCTGGCCCAAGGTGATGCTTCACAGCGAGAACGGAGATGATCTTTTTTTTGAGCTTGAGATGAATGTGCTGGAACTGACGAGTGATTCCTGAAGCGTGAACGCCAAGTACCTTTGCGATTTCAACCAGACGAAGCCCTTCTTCATATCGGAGCAAGAGCATCAGCCGTTCGCGATCCGTCAGGCTTTCGCTTGCCAGCTTGAAGCTTTCGGACAATATCACTGCGTACCTGTTGTTCCTAAGCGCCGCCTCGATTCTACCGAGACTCGCTTTGTCAGCAACCTCAGCCGGGTGATCGCTGCGCTCGAAGCTACTCCACTTGGGCAGATGGTAGTTAATTGCACGCCGGCTGATTACGACTCGCAGCCAAGTGGCCAGGGACTGCCGTCCGTCGAACGAAGCTATGCGGCTACGTCCGGAGCCATCAGGCAGAATCAAATCACTAAGCAGGTTATCAGCAAGCTCGCGGGCCACCTCATCGGTAGGCGAGACAAATCTGGCGACGTCATTTATGTACTTCTGGTACGCATTTATGAACCGCCTCCAGGCTGACTCGGTCGGTTGCGCGCAGGCGAGCGCGAGATAGAGATCAGTTGTGCGAAGCGTGCGGACGAAGCTCAATAGGGTCGACGCCGGTGCGTTTGAGCCGAGATGCTTTTCGATGGCTACATACAGATAGCTCTCGAACACTTCAAACTGCAAATCGACCTCGCCGTGGACCGCATAACCGTTAGAAAAAGCCTGAGCGGCGAGCGAAGACAAAACCACTTCGGGGGAGCTTGTCATTTCCCTCTCCGGATTCTTTTAGACTTAGGCTTAGACGTTCAGCTTGGGACCCAGGCAGCTCGAATCAATCTCTCGCTCACCAAGCTGTCAGAGCTACGGACATTCAGAAAGCCGACACGTTTCTAATACAGCGGGGTGATCTTGTCAACAATAATCGCATTCCCCAACGATTGCGTTTCCTGGTGAGAGGTTGACCATCGCCTCTCTATCCCTTTTAATTGTTCATCAACTTCATCTGTTCAAGATCATCCTATGACCGACCTCCCAAAAGCCTACGAGCCGCACAGCGTCGAGCAGAAGTGGTACCCGATCTGGCACGCCGCCGGGTACTTCAAACCAAGCGGCCATGGAATTAAGTACTGCATCACGATCCCGCCTCCCAACGTTACCGGCTCCCTTCACATAGGCCACGCGCTCTGCTACACGATTCAGGACGTGCTGATCAGATGGAAACGCATGCAGGGCTACAACGCGCTGTGCGTGCCGGGCACAGACCACGCGGGAATCGCCACTCAGAACGTGCTCGAAAAGCAGTTGAAAAAAGAAGGGCTCACTCGCCACGATCTTGGCCGCGAACAATTCGTCGAGCGCACCTGGCAATGGGTGCACGAGTATGGAGGCGTTATCCTTTCGCAGCTCAAGCGGCTGGGCTGCTCATTTGATTGGGACCGCACCCGCTTCACGATGGATGAAGGCTACATCGATGCGGTGATGGAATGCTTCGTGCAATGGTGGGAAGCCGGGTTGATCTACCGCGGCAAGCGCGTTATCAACTGGTGCCCGCGCTGTCTGACCGCGATCTCGGATATAGAAGTCAACCACGAAGATCGCCCGGGCAAGCTTTACCATATTCGCTACCCTTTCCAAGACGGTTCGGGTCTGGTCACGGTTGCGACGACGCGGCCCGAGACGATGCTGGGCGATACGGCCGTTGCCGCCAACCCTTCCGACGACCGGTACAAGAAGCTTTTCGGAAAGCTCATAATATTGCCGCTCGTGGGCCGCGAAATTCCGCTGATAGCCGACGACTATGCCAGGTCCGAATTCGGCAGCGGCGCCGTCAAGGTGACTCCCGCGCACGACGTCAACGACTTCGAAGCTGGAATGCGGCACAACCTGCCAAAGATAATCGTCATCGATGAGCACGGGCGAATGACTGCCGGCGCGGGCGAGCGATACGCGGGGCTCGATCGCTACGAGGCGCGAGAGCTCGTGCTTGCAGACCTGGCGGCGCAAGGACTGATCGAGAAGATCGAGGACTACGTCGTGCCTGAAGCCAGTTGCGACCGATGTCATACGGTAATCGAGCCTCTCCTTTCGGAGCAGTGGTTCGTGCGCATGAAAGAGCTTGCCCAGCCCGCGATCGACGTGGTCAAGCAAGGGCGCGTGAAGTTCATTCCTGACCGCTACGAGCGCACCTACCTGGACTGGATGGAGAATATTCGAGACTGGACGATCTCGCGCCAATTGTGGTGGGGCCATCGCATCCCGGTGTGGACGACTGAAGACGGCGAGTACATAGTCGCGCGTTCCGAAGCGGAAGCCCTCGAAAAAGCGAACGGCAAAGCGATCAAGCAAGACGAGGACGTGCTGGACACGTGGTTCTCCTCGGGACTGTGGCCTCAGGCGGTGCTCGGCTGGCCCAGGCAGACAGAAGACCTGGCGGCTTTCTATCCGACCTCGGTGTTGACCACCGCGCGCGACATCATCTACTTGTGGGTGTCGCGAATGATCATGTCGGGTCTCTACTTCATGCACGAGATTCCGTTCGACGACGTGTACATTTACGCGACGGTGCTTGATGAACAAGGCCGGCGTCAAAGCAAATCGCTGGGCACCGGCGTCGATCCGCTCGATGTAATAAAACTCTATGGGGCGGACCCGTTGCGCTTCGCTCTGCTGGTTCGAGCGGCAAGAGGTCAGGACATCCGTTTCGCAAAGATCGAGAAGGACCGCCAGCCGCAGGTCGAGGAGGCGCGAAACTTCGCCAACAAGATCTGGAACGCATCGAGATTCGTGTTGATGAACATCGGCGGCGGCGGGGACATCGAGCCGCGCTGGGCGCCCTCGGACGCGCTTGCGGACCGGTGGATACTGGCGGAGTTGAACTCGACTATCGAGCAAGTCACGAGCGCGCTCGACGAGTACCGGCTAAACGAGGTGGCCCAGACGCTCTACCATTTCTTCTGGGACAGCTTCTGTGACTGGTACATCGAGCTGACCAAGGCGCTTGTCGCCTCGCGTGAAGTCAACGACCAGGTTCGCGCGGCGCGCTGCCGGATCGCTTACGTGCTGGAAACCAGCTTGCGGCTGCTGCATCCGCTGATGCCTTACATAACCGAGGAAATATGGCAGCAGCTCCCGCACCAGGGCGAATCGATAATGCTTGCTGCGTGGCCGCAAAGCGATCCGGCGCGCGACGATCCGCGAGCGCGAGAGGAGATGGGGACCCTGATCGCCCTGATTACCAAGGTGAGAAACATCCGGTCGGAAATGAACATCCCGATCCAAAGCCGGTTGAAGCTTTGCATTGGAACGACAGACCACGAAGCTCGCAAACTGGTGAATGAGAATTCGGATCAGATAAAGCGGCTCGCGCGGATTGAAGATATAACCATCTCCGATACGCTTCCCGTTTTGGAATCGGCGCCCCGCGACATCGTGGCTGGAATGGAGATCGCGATACCGCTCGGAGGCTTGATCGACTTCGACAAGGAACGGGAGCGAGTCACAAAGGAATTGACCCGCAAAGAAACCGAGGCGCGTAGCCTGGCAGCGCGGCTCGACAATATCTCATTTATGGAGCGCGCGCCTCGCGAGGTAGTTCAGGAGACGCGCGGCCGGCACGAAGAGTTGATCGCCGAGATTGAAAAGCTGAGAGACACTCTCGGTGCGCTGGGCGCAAGTTAGTCGTCTGTCAGTGTGATGCTTTCATCCGTCACAATCATCCTGACTAATTGATGATGTCAGCCGTTTGCTGGCACTGCTGCAATATGGAACTCGACCCCGGAATCATCTACGCTTTCGCCGCCGATCTATTGAAGGAAGATCTTGGACGAGGTGACATCACCACACAAAGCGTGGTGCGCGGTGGCGCCAGGGCGCGAGGACGGTTTCTGGCTAACCAGGATTTCGTGCTGTGCGGGCTTGAAATCGCCGAAGCGGTATTCGGCACGCTCGACAACAACATCCTGCTCGAGTCCACCGTTTACGATGGCGAGAACATCGCCGCCGGCACTGAGTTCGCGCGAATGGAGGGCCCAGCCGCTGCGCTTCTGACAGGCGAACGCACGGCGCTCAACATCATGCAGCGGCTTTCCGGCGTGGCCACGATGACAAAAGCATTCGTGGATCGAGTCGAGGGCACTAGCGCTCGGATCGTCGATACCCGCAAGACAACGCCGGGATTGAGGCTCATTGAAAAGTACGCGGTCACGATAGGGGGAGGGTTCAACCATCGGTTCGGACTGGATGACGGCGTGCTGATAAAGGATAATCACATCGCGCTCGCCGGAGGCGTGCGCCGAGCGGTCGAGTTCGCGCGCCGCGCGGCGCCGCACTTGATGAAGATCGAGGTCGAGGTCGGCAATCAATCACACCTTCGCGAAGCGATCGCGGCTCACGCCGATGTGATAATGCTCGGCAACATGAGCGTCGACGAAATTCGCGAGTCCGTGAAGCTGATTAGAGAGCAACTCCCCGGAGCAATCATCGAAGTCTCGGGTGGGGTCAGCCTCCAAAACGTGCGCGAGTTTGCTGAGTGCGGAGTAGATTTGATTTCAGTCGGGGCGATCACTCAATCAGCGATCGCGGTTGATATCAGCTTGAAGACGAGACCGCTTTAGGGCTTGTGGTTTCCGGTTTTCGGCCGCCAATTCGAGTTCGCGGAAACCGCAAGGCTCAGAAGCAACGAAAGCCAGGAACCAGATCATATGTCAACAAGGTCCGGCAAGACGCGCCTGCGATTCGACCATACCGAAACTGACCAGGATGCCGGCGGTCAGTGCCGTGTAAAGGTCACGCTGGCGCTTGGACAGCTTCTGTTTACGGCAGATTCGGCAGACACCGCCGATGGAAACGGACCCCTGAGAGCGGCTGCCGCGGCCACTTTGAAGGCTCTTCAAGAAGCAGCCGCCAACAAGTTTGCGTGTTTGCTTTCAGACCTCGATCACGTCAACGCTCTCGGCAAGGACCTAATCGCGGTCCTCGTCGACGTCGAGTTTCAGGGACGAGTCAACCAGGTATTCGGGAGCTGCCAGATCGCCGGAAGCGAAATCGATTGCGCGGTGAAGGCGGCGCTCAACGCCACGAATCGAATGTTTGAGCTTGCGATGCGAGGGGAATAATTGCGGATTGCCGGACCAATTGCAGATGGGGATCGATTAAGTCGGCGCGGTCATTCATAAATCCGAAGTCCGACAGTCGCAATCAGAACATGACCAGGCTCGGATCAGCTTTCTTGCGATTTGACACAGTCTCATCGACCAATGACATCGCCAAAGAGTTGGCTGCATCGGGCGCGCCTGAGGGACTCTGCGTCATCGCAAGAGAGCAGACTTCGGGGCGTGGACGGCAGGGACGCTCATGGTCATCGCCGCCCGGCGAAGGACTCTACTTATCTTTGATCCTACGGCCGGCAATCAAGGCCGCGGACTCGGCTGTGATAACGCTTGCCGCAGCCGTCGCCGTAGCGGAAGCTCTCGCCGCGGACTTCCAGGTGCCTGGCGATATCAAGTGGCCGAACGACGTATTGGCATCGGGGCGCAAGATCTGCGGCATTCTGGTTGAGTCGGCCATTGAGAACAACCGGCTTCAATACGCGGTTATGGGAATCGGAGTGAACGTCGCCCAACGCATCTTTCCGCCCGAGATTGGTGAGAGCGCAACTTCTCTTTCGCTCGAAACCGGCCGCCCGGTTGCCCCGGAAGACTTTTTGAAGCCGCTGCTGGATCGGCTCGAACGCTGGTACACGACCGCGACTGCCCGCCCCGATCGAGTGATCGCGCGCTGGGAGGAGCTTTCGTCGTACGCTCGTGGCTGCGCGGTGCGAGTCGAATCATCCGCGGGTTCGATTGAAGGAGTGACTCGCGGACTGACGGCGGCCGGAGCACTTGTGATCGAGCTCAGCAACGGCGAGACACGTGAGATCGTTTCCGGGGAAGTGAGCCTTCGAGCGGTGAGCGCGGGCCGCTGATGCCGTCAGCGGCGAGTCCGCAAAAAAAGGATAACCGCAGACTGGACAGTCTACGGTACACTGAATCGCTGAAGGCAGGCTGATCGCAGTACTCCGCAGACTAGACAGTCTACGGTACACTGAAAAGCTGAAGGCAAGGCTGACACAACTATGCTGCTAGTACTCGATGTTGGAAATACAAACACGACGCTCGGCGTTTACGATGGAACTACGCTCACGCACAGTTGGCGGTTAAACTCCGAGCGCCAGCGAACGGTGGATGAATACGGCATCATGTGCCGGACGCTGCTGCAACTGGCTGGTCTGGATTCCTCTGCGATCAAGAGTATCGCTATTTCGTCGGTCGTGCCCCCGCTCGATTTCACGTTGTACAAAATGGCGGAGGTCTATTTTCAGATCAAGCCGCTGTTTGTCAGCGCCGCCAATGCCGGTATTCCCGTGCTCTACGACGACCCGCGAGAAGTCGGCGCCGACCGAATCGTAAACGCCGTAGCAGCCCTGGCGAGATATGGCGGACCGTGCATTGTTGTTGACTTCGGCACGGGGACCACGTTCGATGCGATCTCCAAAGCCGGCGAGTATCTGGGCGGGATCATCTGTCCCGGCATACAGATTTCGGCCGACGCTTTGTTCCAGCGGGCGGCCAGGTTGCGCAACACCGAGATCCGCCGGCCAGACCATCTCATCGGCACGAATCCCACCGCCAGCATTCAATCCGGGCTCTACTACGGCAATATCGCCTTGGTGGATGGCGTGCTGAAGAAAATGGTGGAAGAACTCGGCCCGGATACAAGAATTGTGGCGACCGGAGGGCTTGCGCCGCTTATCAGCCGGGGCTCGCAGCTAATCGAAACTGTAGATCCTGATATTACGCTTGAAGGACTGAGAATAATCCACGAACGCAACGCTTCTGAAACGCGGCCGTAAGGAATAAACCGCAGAGGACGCCGAGATGCGCAGAGGATTAAGATTCCTCTGCGTATCTCTGTGTCCTCTGCGGTTTGTGCCCTGGTTGCTCTAGCCCGAAATACTCACGGGAGCTGATGTCCCGCCATTTGGGTTCTTCACCACGACGGAATGCGTTGAGCCTGGAGTGAAGATTTGAATTATTCTGAGGCTTCCAGG encodes:
- a CDS encoding sigma-70 family RNA polymerase sigma factor; translation: MTSSPEVVLSSLAAQAFSNGYAVHGEVDLQFEVFESYLYVAIEKHLGSNAPASTLLSFVRTLRTTDLYLALACAQPTESAWRRFINAYQKYINDVARFVSPTDEVARELADNLLSDLILPDGSGRSRIASFDGRQSLATWLRVVISRRAINYHLPKWSSFERSDHPAEVADKASLGRIEAALRNNRYAVILSESFKLASESLTDRERLMLLLRYEEGLRLVEIAKVLGVHASGITRQFQHIHLKLKKKIISVLAVKHHLGPEAIKECLLDVMENPAHSLLVFLKAS
- a CDS encoding biotin--[acetyl-CoA-carboxylase] ligase, with the translated sequence MRFDTVSSTNDIAKELAASGAPEGLCVIAREQTSGRGRQGRSWSSPPGEGLYLSLILRPAIKAADSAVITLAAAVAVAEALAADFQVPGDIKWPNDVLASGRKICGILVESAIENNRLQYAVMGIGVNVAQRIFPPEIGESATSLSLETGRPVAPEDFLKPLLDRLERWYTTATARPDRVIARWEELSSYARGCAVRVESSAGSIEGVTRGLTAAGALVIELSNGETREIVSGEVSLRAVSAGR
- the nadC gene encoding carboxylating nicotinate-nucleotide diphosphorylase, producing the protein MELDPGIIYAFAADLLKEDLGRGDITTQSVVRGGARARGRFLANQDFVLCGLEIAEAVFGTLDNNILLESTVYDGENIAAGTEFARMEGPAAALLTGERTALNIMQRLSGVATMTKAFVDRVEGTSARIVDTRKTTPGLRLIEKYAVTIGGGFNHRFGLDDGVLIKDNHIALAGGVRRAVEFARRAAPHLMKIEVEVGNQSHLREAIAAHADVIMLGNMSVDEIRESVKLIREQLPGAIIEVSGGVSLQNVREFAECGVDLISVGAITQSAIAVDISLKTRPL
- a CDS encoding type III pantothenate kinase; translation: MLLVLDVGNTNTTLGVYDGTTLTHSWRLNSERQRTVDEYGIMCRTLLQLAGLDSSAIKSIAISSVVPPLDFTLYKMAEVYFQIKPLFVSAANAGIPVLYDDPREVGADRIVNAVAALARYGGPCIVVDFGTGTTFDAISKAGEYLGGIICPGIQISADALFQRAARLRNTEIRRPDHLIGTNPTASIQSGLYYGNIALVDGVLKKMVEELGPDTRIVATGGLAPLISRGSQLIETVDPDITLEGLRIIHERNASETRP
- a CDS encoding valine--tRNA ligase; the encoded protein is MTDLPKAYEPHSVEQKWYPIWHAAGYFKPSGHGIKYCITIPPPNVTGSLHIGHALCYTIQDVLIRWKRMQGYNALCVPGTDHAGIATQNVLEKQLKKEGLTRHDLGREQFVERTWQWVHEYGGVILSQLKRLGCSFDWDRTRFTMDEGYIDAVMECFVQWWEAGLIYRGKRVINWCPRCLTAISDIEVNHEDRPGKLYHIRYPFQDGSGLVTVATTRPETMLGDTAVAANPSDDRYKKLFGKLIILPLVGREIPLIADDYARSEFGSGAVKVTPAHDVNDFEAGMRHNLPKIIVIDEHGRMTAGAGERYAGLDRYEARELVLADLAAQGLIEKIEDYVVPEASCDRCHTVIEPLLSEQWFVRMKELAQPAIDVVKQGRVKFIPDRYERTYLDWMENIRDWTISRQLWWGHRIPVWTTEDGEYIVARSEAEALEKANGKAIKQDEDVLDTWFSSGLWPQAVLGWPRQTEDLAAFYPTSVLTTARDIIYLWVSRMIMSGLYFMHEIPFDDVYIYATVLDEQGRRQSKSLGTGVDPLDVIKLYGADPLRFALLVRAARGQDIRFAKIEKDRQPQVEEARNFANKIWNASRFVLMNIGGGGDIEPRWAPSDALADRWILAELNSTIEQVTSALDEYRLNEVAQTLYHFFWDSFCDWYIELTKALVASREVNDQVRAARCRIAYVLETSLRLLHPLMPYITEEIWQQLPHQGESIMLAAWPQSDPARDDPRAREEMGTLIALITKVRNIRSEMNIPIQSRLKLCIGTTDHEARKLVNENSDQIKRLARIEDITISDTLPVLESAPRDIVAGMEIAIPLGGLIDFDKERERVTKELTRKETEARSLAARLDNISFMERAPREVVQETRGRHEELIAEIEKLRDTLGALGAS